AGAGAGGGGAGATGGGACAGGGGCTCCTGGGAGAGGATGAAGATTGCAAATCAGCCAATGGGGTAGGGGTTTTCAGCTATCCTGGCGCATCCCTTCATTTGATGAACTAGAGATGGCTCATGGTCATATCTATAGAAGGTCACAGAGCCATCACCACTCCCCAAATTCAGCTCCCTGTGGAACTGGAAAGCCTGAGATGAGAGATGAATAGGATGACTTAAAAATCTTGGGTCTGCATTACCTAGAATTATTTAGCACCTCCAGGGACTGATCAGCCATTGGCACTGCCCAGCCTCTTTCAGTGGCCCCGAATCCCTACCCCTGCCAGGCCAGTGCTTCCTCCCAGCCCCTCGGGTCAGGTTCCTTGTCCCCTCCACACTTCTAAGCTATCATCCTCCTCCCTGAACCCCTGTTCTTCTCAGAGTCCTAACCACCAGGTTCCAGTCCCACTGGACTTGGGGGCAAAGTTGGGCCACACTCATCCTTGATTCCATACATTAGGTTGGCAACTGCTGTCACTAGAAAGAGTTATCAGCATGATGTCCCCAGTCGATGACAGAGCCCTTCTCCTGAGCCTTCATGCCTGAGGAACAAAGATAGGGACAGTGATCAAGGCAAGAGGGTCCTCTAGTTCCCACATCTCTACTGCCCCCCTGACTTTACCCCTTTCTTTCCATGTCTCCGAAAAGACATCATTCCCTCTGCCATTCTCTCCTATCATTTTGGCATGAGAACTGCAATGCCGTGGGGGTTAAAGGACTTAAGTACAAGCCCCCGTCACCTCTTCCTCAACATCTGGAAACATGTCTACTTGTCCCcagacttttttgggggggtactacagattaaacccaggggcacttaaccactgattctattttatttggagatagggtctccatgagttgcttagggcctcactgctCAGGCttactttgaacttgcaatcctccctgtctcagcctcctgagctgctgggattacaggcatgtgccaccttgcctggctagACAATCCCCAGACTTCTTGCTGATATctgcctctctcctctttctgaaCCCTCCTCCTTATCTCAGGCTCTGCTTCTGTCTCTCTCAAGCTTGTGCCTTCTCTGCACTGAGAGTCCCCAGGTGGGCAGTCTccttctctgagccccagccttcctttttcctctctcgATTCTGGTCCCTCAGGGATACCACAGCCTGTTGTCCCATCTTCCCTCCATTTATTTCCTGTCCTCAGATTACTTGGGTGATAGACTCCTCAAGCTCACCAGGAATgaacagaaggaaaagaggaagacaggGGGCAGAAGGAGAGCAAGATCTCTGGAAGGGTGCCTCCTGCCCTGGGCAGACAGATTGGGCCATGAAGAAGAAAGACCAGCCGgaagcagtggtgcatgcctgaaatcctagcagcttgggaggctgagacaggaggattgcaagttcaaaaccagcctcagcaactgagcaagggcctgagcaacttagtgagatcctgtcccaaaataaaatattaaaagggccagggatgtggctcagtgattaagcacccccgaattcaatccccagtaccaacaaaaaagaaagatagaaaccTTTCAGGTACCAGACATCTGCTCTTAATCTGACCCATGTTGGAGGAAAACTGTGATCCCTATAAGATAACAGGTATTATTTGTCTGAGGAGACAAACTCAAAATACAGTGGAAGGGAGGTGCTAATGGCTATTCTCATTGTTAGAAATACCAAGGTGCTGCAAGAAATCAAACATGTGCTGGAAGGTGGGCGGGCAAGGTGTTTACTTCTGACAGAAGGAGGGGCTACAGAACCTGGCTAGCAAGTGCATCTGGATGGGAAGTCCACCGGTTTATATCCCTAACCTAATACAGTGCTGCCCTTCACTCTGATTGGAGGCATTCAGGGTTTCAATTAGCAATTGGttgattttaaaattggattgggcaaagggaaaggCTATAATTGAAATGGCCACAACTGGATCCAATTAagatactatattctgaaaatggattgtggactttctatttctcataccATAGTCCTCTCCAGAATCCAGAGGGTGGCTGCAGGGGAATAAGAGAGAATGGGCCTGAtgattatgtacaactataatgatccaatttaaaaaaatagggagagtgggggagagaaTGGTCCTAACATTTTACTGGAAGAAACAATCACCTAATACCGGCACATTATGACATTTTGGTTAATGACAAACCACATATATGAAGGTGATCTCATAAGATTATGATAGAGATGAAAAATTCCTACCACCTAGTGTTGTAAGCATTGTAAGGTAGCACAATGTATTTGACGTGTGTGTAGTGATGATGGCATAAACTACTGTCACACCACCACTTATAAAAGCATAGCAGGAgtcaggcactgtggcacacacctataattccagctgttagagaggctgaggcaaggaccACTTAAGtctaggagttcaaagccagcctgagaaacacagcaagaccctgtctcaaaaaaaaaaaaaaagtacagcacATACAATTATGGTTAGTGCATAAGACTTGATAATGATTAGCAACAACTGTACTACTGGTTTATgcatttactatatttttatcatcattttagCATGTACTTCTACTTTATTGTAAAATGGTCTGCTTTGTTTTGCTGGCAATAGACATGTACATCTCCAATTTACTGCATTTTttttgaaccactgagctacatccccaatcctaacACATTTCTTGATTGCACCAGGAGGCCACCTCAAGTGATTGACCCATACTATTTAGGCTTGCATAAGTACACTCTATAAAGCTTACACAATGATAAGATTGCCTGAGGACCCATTTCTCAGACTTATCCCTGTTATTAAGCAACAAGCAGATGTGAGAGTGCCTCACTGGTCCGGACGCTGAGAGCGGCAGATGGGGTGGCCACTCCAGCCACTGTGGAAGTGTAAGCTTCTGAGATGACCACACTTGACGCAGAAGTCCCTGGCATGATTGGGGCAGTTCCACGGTCTGTAGGGAGGAGACAGATCCTAGGTGGGCAGAGGGAAAGAAATGATTAGAAGAGATCCAATCTAGAGCAAAGCAGAAATCATCTCTAGTGCATTCTCTCTCAAGATCCTAGTGAGCTTTGGGTAGTAATTGAACTGATTTTAGCCAGGCATgatagcgcatgcctgtaatcccagaaactccgGAGGCCCAAgaatttagcaagatgctgtctcaaaataaaaagaactggttaagtgcccctgggttccatccctagtaccaaaaagggaaaaaagaaaagaaattgaactgATTCTATAAAAATCTAAGGACTGAAAATAGCCaagatgattttaaagaaaaacagaagtggAGGGCCTACATTCTCAGATCTCAGGGTTTGCCACAAAGCAGTCACTAAACACTGTGGCACTGGAGTAAGAATGACCAGATAGAGGCCAGCACAGAGCCCAGAAATAGAAGCATACAGATCTGGTCACTTGACTTAATTGAAGTACTCTTGCAActtgaggagaggagaggggagagtctAAAATAAATAGTTCTGGGTGCCTGGATAACCAAAAGGGAAAATTCATGAATCTTGCTTTTTCTCTACTTCACTTCATACACAGCAATTAATTTGGGATGGATGGTAGACTTAAATTTgagaattaaaatgatttaagtTTCAGACTGAGGCTTAGTGGccgagcacttgcctggcatgtgtgaggcattgggttcgattctcagcatcacatatcaataaataaaataaaggtccactgacaactaaaaagttattttaaaaaaaatggtcaagTTTCTGGAAGAATGCATACGTCAGTGTTTTCATGACAGGGGATGCTGGGGGGCAACTTAGGCAAGTACGACATTCACCAACATAAGAAAAAGTTGATGaatggaaaaacagaaagatgggcctttgttggttttgtttgtagtttgttttggtttgagtttggggggttgtttgtttgtttgcttttttttttgtactagggattgtacccaggggttcTTTTCCACCAGTttcatccctagtccttttattttttatttttagacagggtttcacaaagttgctgaggaagAGAGGCTTCTGTAGAGCCACAAGAAGCCCTGGAAAACTGCTGGGCTCCACTTAGAGCACAAGAATCCCCACTCTGAGCCACCAGTTGAGCCTAAGTTCTCTAAATGGATGAGCTCTTCATGTACTAGCAacctaccccccaccccagccagagTTGGTCCTCAGCTCAGCCCTCCTCAAAACAGGCAGTCCCAATTATACTATCCTAAGGTTCTCGTCTCACTCCTAAAAATACAACTACTGAGGGTCAGAACATAGGGGTCCCTCAGGAAAGCAGGATTTGGGAATTGATGCTGCAAGGAGAGATGGTCAGGCCTGGGGACTGTGCACCTGACCTTCAGGAGACCCCAGGGTGGAGTGGGAGACTGGATACCTGAGGTATCTTGTTATTGCACTGGGTGGGTGGGACCAGGTAGGTTTTACCACTCACCTTGCTCCACAAATACTTGCAGTCAAATTGgcaagaaaatagttttattcaaAGCCAGATCTAAAGAAAGATAGAGGAAACTTTTATGTTTCAAATCACCATCTTCAGAAAACTTAAGAgccaggatggggctggggatgtggctcaagcggtagcgcgctcgcctggcatgcgtgcggcccgggttcgatcaaaaaaaaaaaaaaaagaaaacttaagagcCAGGAAAGCTTTTATAAGCAGAGGCAGCAAAGTAGAACAAACAGCAGGAAATAGACATATGTAGATTAGCTAGACAGTGTGACCTAAGAGTAAGTCGGTGGGGCGCACGGTAGTTTATATTCTCAgtgtaaagaattttaaaaattaaaacaatttggaGCTTTAATTCTCCATATGAGAGATTTTGAGTCTGTTTCAATCTCTCACCTAGTCAGCTGCAGCCTGCAAAGTTTCCTGTCCCCTTGGCAGAGAAGGGGCAAAGGAAGAAGAGGCACACCAGGGAAGGCACTTGTCATGTTCAGGCACAATGTACACATCCCTGAATTCCAGAAGTTCAGCTTTGGGGCTGAGTCTGCGGTGCGGGCATTTACCACTGCTGAGCTGTGGATCCTCAGGCATCCTATCTATGTCTTAGATTCTCCACCTATAAACAGGGGTGATCTGGGACTCACTACAAAGGGTCATTATAGagttgaggatatagcttagtggtagagcacttgtctagcaagcACACGACcctttcccagcaccacaaaataagtCAAAGGGTCCTTATAACTGTTAAAGGAAATAGTGTTTGTAATAAGCCTAGCACACAGTCATTTTGTCTATGGTTATGTAGAAAGAGGGGAACACCGGCTGGGAAAGAAACAGGGTGCTTCTCTCTCAGGAAGGTCCAGACACCCTAGTGCATCTGTGTCCACCCTTCTTCCCCTCCTGTGTCTGCTGCTCTTTTTGCCCGTTTTCCTTCCCACTGGGTCTTCCTGCTTCCTCAAGGAAGCATGTGAGTCCCTGGAGGTCTCACTGCAGGTTTACTCCAACTCCCTGGTCTTGCTTTGCTTTTGGCTTCTCTCCCTGACTCTTCCCAGTGGTCCCTCTGCCTCTACCCCTCAGCACTCAGTCCCACTGTTTTTGGAGGAGCAAAGGGTGACACAGGGAAGAGACAGAAGATGCAGAACCTGTGCCCCTGTGTGATCAAGTGGGTTTAGATGTCACTTGAGTGTCAGTCTGTTGAGCATGTTCCTGTGTGTCTAGCATCATGAGGGACTAATCCCTCTGCTACTGACCTGCTAGGTGACTTTGGCAAGTCATTAACCCTCTCTGGGCAGTTAGTTTCCTAGTTTTTAAAGAAGGGCAGTAAAATAGATAGGCCCCCAGCTCCCTCTGTGCTTGCCCTTCTGCCTGCGTGCCTGTGCCCCTGGGTCTTGGTTGGAGTATGTAGTATGCCCCAGAAATGGGGGAGGATAGTGGATGAAATGTGTCTCCACCTGAGTATCTAGGATGCGTTAGAGCAACTAACTCAAAACATTCAAAGATGAAAGTTTACACATTACCCCATTATCCTCACCTAGAAAGCAGGATACCTGGGCTTAGGAAGAAGCCAGGTTTAATCCACCCCTCCCTTTGGGGCCCACATTCCTGAGCCCTTTGGTGGCAGGAATGATGACAATTAACAGTAGTTAATAATTAATCCCTAATGAGAGGCTGGACCTGGGTGGGATCCAGACACCTGCAGGCAGGACACCTCCCTAGTTCCCTGCTtccctctccatttccctcttcCTGCCCCCCAAGCTTGAAGACATGGAGAAGGGGTGGGACACAAGCTGCACTGCACACAAACAGATTGCACCACTGGATCTCCAAGGGGACCACTCTACTTTCCCCAAGAGCCCAGTGAATGGCCCTCTCCAGGGTCCTCAAAACCTTACAGAGAGAACTGGAAAATCCAGTTGCCCAGACCCCCACACCCTTTCTGCCAAACACAGGTGCTAAGGACTGAGGGTAAGGAGAGGCCACCTGGGACTTCAGATATCTCCTTACAATAGAGTTGTAAGGTGGCTACGATGAGATCTGCGctgcccttcttcctcctcctggccCTTCTTGGCAGCTCATATGGAGCAGGTGAGTGCTAGACGGTGAACACCTGGGTCCTCAGGGCAAGGAGAATCAGAAGAAGGTGAGGGGGACTTCTTggcctctggaaaaaaaaaatggaggcatATCAGTGCTGAGCTTCTGAAAAATCAGAATGAAACCCTGCCCCAAGAGGGAAAGTGTATCACAGGAGGGTGCCTGCCTCCTTAAAAGTTCACTGCTCTGACTTCTGCGTCCTTTTGGATCCCCAGGGCCAAGCGTGACTTTGCAAATGAAGCTGAAGGCATCTTTTCTGGCAAATGTCTCCCATGACTCCAGCTTCCCGGAATTGCTCAAGAGGGTAGAATCTGGGGAGGGGAAAGTATGGGGTTTGGGTATCTCTGCAGGGGTCTGGCTGTCTCAAGGGTGAGAGTAAGGAGCCATCCTAAACCTCATCCTCTATCCCTTTCTGTTCCCCAGCTCTGCCTTCTTCTCCACCTCCCATCAGAGACCAACGTCACCCTCCATCATGAAGGAACCCCGCACAACTTCACCTGCAAAGCCTGAAAATAACTGAAGCCTGTGTTGGCTAAGGGAATCAGTCCCCTGGGGTGCAAGGTCATATCCTGACCCTGTCTTCCAACAGATTCTTGTCCTGTTGTGTGCCAATAAAATGCTATATCCAATGTCTTGACTTGACAAATCCATGAACAAAGGGCGGCAGAAAGTGGGTGTTGGATGCCCAAGTCTCTGACCCTCCCCACTCCTAAGCAGAGTGTTCCAGGATGAACTCTCAACACCACAAAGGTCTAGAAGGAATCTGAGGAATTAATTAACTATTAGGCATGGGCACatgcacgcatacacacacacacacacacacacacacatttccagcAGAAGTCTTCAGAACacctgggaataaaggaaagtAACAGTTATCAAATTATTTATTCCAATTGTTTATTCCAGGCCTCATGCTTTCCCATCTTAATGCCTGTGACAGTCTCAAATGTAGCCTAATAGGTATCATATCCTATTTCACAAATGAGCAAAAAGAAGCTCAGAAAAGACAAATCACTTGCCCAAAGTTTAATAGTAATGGAGAGTTCAAGCATCAGCCAGATATCTTGGTTTaagcaaaatttaaatttcatctccCTTGGCTTAAGCTTTTAGGGCCCAGGAATATCAGACAGGTATGTGGACAGAACACCCCCCAGGACATGGTCCCCTGGCCCAGGGATCCACACAAGCCAATCAGGGTGAGGACAGGGTGGGAGGCAGCTAAGAGAGGGGCAGGGGCTTCAGCTCCAAGAGGTTGGCCGGCCTGGCCCAAGTTGTGGGACCCTTGTTAGGTGAGCTTGTGCCAGATAATCACATGAATCTGTAGTCACACAGGACTCCCTGAATcctaaaaggtttttattttctgtgagcCTCCAATTCTTTACCCATAAAATGGGGACAACAACAGTGCCTGTGCCATAGGACTGTTGTGAGGATTACATGGATAAGCTCCCTGGGGACATAACAGAGCATATCACACAACCATGCCCATGTGGGTATAGTCAGGAAGTACTGGTTTTATGGTAGAAATACCTAGTCACTTCAAGAGTTCAGGTACCTTTACATTCTATTTTCTTGATACAGGCATTCACATAACTCCTCTCAAAATGATTTGGGTTTTGCCTAGAGCAATGTTACACACcggtaatctcagctactcaggaggctgaggcaggaagatctcatgttgaaggccagtctcagcaatttagcaagaccatctctcaaaacaaaaaataaaaagggctggggatgtagctcactggtcgCTCAACTGGGTTTCTTACCACTTCTCAAGACACAAGTTTGAAGCCCAAAACTGACCCCTTATGGGTGTTATGAttgcttcctctcttccccagtaCTTGCCTCTGCCCACCATCTCCACCaagtcaccatcaccaccatatGAGAGGAGAGTCTGGCTTCCCTAGAAGGTGGTGGGGAAGACAAGAGTTGAATAGTGAACATACCTGAATGTGATGAAgcatagaaatggaaaacaaaaacaagttccTCTACTATCCTTTTTAACTGTCCTGAGACAGCCCTGAGAAGAGGTAGCCAGGGGGTCCCAAAGGAAACCAGTGTTTCATGACTTGCCCCTAGTCTGAACTAGTGAGCAGGTGACCCCCATGGTCCAGATGTGCACATCCCCAGGCAAGTTTGGGGACTGGATATCTGAATCCCTCTCTTGGAGAAACAGATAGCAAACTATTCCCCAACCAGGTTCCTAGATCTCAGGGCCTGGAATCACCAGGGCATGGTTTCCAGATTCTTTTCTTCAAGAATTATCTTCCTAGATTGGAAACAGAGCAGTTCAATGAAGAGAATGCTTTGGATTTCACTGGAACTGGGGGTGACAGAGATGGCTAGCCATCCCCCTAATAGTCATTCTCATTTTGGACATTCACATACATCTTAGTTCGGGCACATAGCTCATTATgttacatttcccagcctcccttgccaATAGGTATGGCCATGTGGTTAGGTTTGTCCAACAGGATGCAAATAGAAAGGAAGTGTGTAATAAGTTGAAAGAAAAGGGCTTCcacttcagagagaaaaaaactcaGGTTTTAAAACTGCCTACAATACAATGTTTTTTccaacagaacttttttttttttttttttttggaggagggcgtaccaggaattgaactcaggggcactcaaccactgagccacatccccagccctattttgtattttatttagagacagggtctcacttgagttgcttagtaACTCACGATTGccgaggttagctttgaacttgtgatcctcctgcatcagcctcctgagccactgggattacaggcatgcaccaccacactcgtCTCTAAAGAACTTTCtgtggtgatggaaatgttttataaCTATGCTGACCATGTAGTAGCCACTGGCCATCTATGGATATTAAACAACTGAAATGTGACTAGTGTGACTAAGGAACTGAAtgtctcattttatttcatttcaattgtATTAAATAGTCAACCATTTTGGACATTACAGCCTTGAAAGATCCTGAGCCTTCCCTATTCCTCACTGCCTCCCTCAGCTGCTGACttcacctccctgagcctccctgAGCTGGCTGTGCCCCACACACTGGCCTCCTTGCTACTCTGAGCACCCCGGGCATGTCCACACAAGCTCTGGCTTTTCACATCATCTAGAACATTTTACCTGAGACATTCACTTGGCTAATTCCCACACCTGCCACAAGTCTTTGCTCAAACTTCACTTTCATAAGATCAACCCTGCTCTCCTATTTAATATTACAGAGTTGCCTCCTACACAACACATTCAAGTCCCCTTACCCTATTCTACCCTTTCTTCCCCTATTAGCATTATAACTTTCAAAAAATGCTTTATCATTTACTTATTGACCCATGTTACTTATTTCTGATAGGTaccagcacatagtaggcatcAAGAAAAACTTGTCAAACCTGAGGAAAAGAAATAGGGGACTGCTCaccccttctttttctctttcctccaggGAGGGACACAGACATGGTGGCAGGAGCTGGAGCAGATCTTGGACACAGTTAGAAAGCATATCAGAATGGTAGGAAAATAGGATTAAAATGGACATGGACTCCCATTATTGCAAAACTCTCCTCTACTTATGCCCAGAAAGAGAAACATCCATCTTATCTAAATCCCCATTAGGAGGTTTGATTCCAGCATCCAGAAAGGACCTGCAAGTTATAAGGTTAAATAAATTGGGTTAAATCCCCATTGATACCTTGGATAAGTTACTTTCAGTCTGAGCACGTTTCTTTATCTCCAGAATGAAGCTAACGCCCACTTCATGAGGTGTTTGGTAGGATTAAATGGTATTATACCTGGAGCACCATGGAGGACCCAGCCCATGATCAACTTGCCACAAATAGCAACTTAGAGCTGCTGAATAGAATGGAATTTGGGTGCAGAAGGGCTAGTACTTCTAATTCCGCTGATATGAGACAAGGGTGTTTGGGGTGGGTAGGGTGGCTAGTTGTGTATCTGCACATAACTCAGTCAGGGTTTGAGCACTGTGACTGTGGTGCTCAGGTCTCAGTTGCACAAAAGGCACATAACTCCCAATGCACCCTATAGCCCTGCAGGCTGAAGGAAGTCCCTGCAGCAGCCAGGACACTGCCAAGGGTTGGGCCATGGTCATTGAGCCTGTGCCCTGCCCCACCACTGGAAAGCTTCCCTCAGCAAGACAGGTGCCACCCAGCACCCATACTCCCATGCAGTCAAAAGACCCAAACTAACAGGTAGCCTTCGTCTCCAGACCAGGCTATCAGGGAATAATGGACAGGCAAGAAAGTCACCattaagggaaagggaaaaaaggaccACGGGCAAATGTgtttgggattttattttatttatttatttgtttgtttgtttgtttcagtactagggactgaacccaggggcactccatcactgagctatatctatagctcctattattattattttttattttgtgacaggctCTTactaagatgcccaggctggccatgaacttgcaatcctcctacctcagcctccccagtaactgggattacaggtatgtgccactgctaTCTGACTCTtgagattttaaaagtttatctgAATTCCTCATTCCCAAATGTCCTGGCTAATCCTGAGCAAGTGTAAGGCTCAGGGGGTAACCAGTGCATCTTGAGGATACTCATGGTGACCAGGCCAGTCTGcttcctcatttacaaaatgagaaaagtgGACCACTAGTCTGAGTTCTCATCAGACCCTAACCACTGACAGATCTGCTGTCCCCAGATACAGGTCTAGGAAGAAGGACTGACAGGGCTGGTGAGTTAGAGCTCAGAGCTCCTGGGGCTAGGAGACTCATTCATCAGCTGCTGGAGGTGAAAGGCTGCCTGGTCCAGTTTTGACAATTCCAGGCGGAGGGAGGAAAGCTGTAAGAGGAGAAGGTGAGGATACAGTTCATCCTCCCAGCCCAAGCTCCCTCCAGAACTCAGGTTTCCAGGGTGGCCACCCCAAGCCTCACCCTTCGCTGCCTCTGGGTCTCTGCCTCCCCTTCTGATGGGGTCCGGGCCATGAGGCCATCAAACTGCTTTTGCAACTTGTGCCTTCGGGCAGCTAGCAGAGGTAACTGGGTCTGGGGGTCCACCAGGCCCTGGGGAAGAACAGGGAAAAAAGGCTGAGACATCTGCAGCTTGCCCAGGCCTCCACCTTCTCCACCTCTTCCTCAGTTGTTCCCTTCCACCCAGCATTCTCCTCAATCCCTCCAGGCCCCTCTGATCACCTGAAGCTCCATGTAGACCTGGATGGTGTCACTGAGTGAGGCCTGGGCCCAGCCAGAGGGAGCTGCTGCATCTGGTGGTAGGAGACCAACAGCCCCACAATGGCCCAGGGTGCCCAGGGGCTCCAGGAAGGCCTGGAAGAgaccctgctcccctggctcCGAGCTCTGCAGCAGCACTGGAGAAGGAGAGAATGACATGGCTCCAACATCAGCTGCTCCTGCCTCACTTTCCATCCTGTACATCCAGACCCTGGAGTCTGACCTCCAGGCTGTTCTCTTCCCCCATTAATCCCTTCTTCCTGCAGACACCCAGGTATTCAGGAGCCACCTCACCTCGAGGCCGGGCTTTGGTGAGCTGGTAGATGGCTCGGAGAGCCCTCAGAACCTGCACAGCATCCTGCACCTTGGAGAAATGTCGCTCAATTTCGGGCTGGCGCCATTGTTCCTGGCAAGGGGGGATCCAGCATTGGCAAAGGGGCTCCTGGGAGACTCAGCATCAACATTCCTGGCTGTATCCTCACCCCATCCATGCCCACCCATCTCCTTAGGGCAACAGATCTGTTCTCAACAGCACATAAAATGCTCCACTTCCAGGAATATGGTAGCAAGTGAGGAGCCATCCAAGGTTTGATGACTGTTTAGTTGCTCTGACTGAAGACAGCCAATAACCAAacctaaattaaaatttaaaacactattcaaaattccaaataaataccaaaataaacaaataaactttaaaataatttt
Above is a genomic segment from Urocitellus parryii isolate mUroPar1 chromosome 8, mUroPar1.hap1, whole genome shotgun sequence containing:
- the Sfta2 gene encoding surfactant-associated protein 2, which translates into the protein MRSALPFFLLLALLGSSYGAGPSVTLQMKLKASFLANVSHDSSFPELLKRLCLLLHLPSETNVTLHHEGTPHNFTCKA